The following are from one region of the Terriglobales bacterium genome:
- a CDS encoding SPFH domain-containing protein: MQIAAGVWVMVGLAIMAVLFIIGVLTRLYRIAGPNEALVITGIRSQQGRIVKAGGSIVLPLVEQCRLLSLELMSFDVAPQQDLYTKQGVAVTVEAVAQIKVKSDPESIRTAAEQFLNKTPQIREGLIRLVMEGHLRGIIGQLTVEEIVKQPEMVAERMRSTCADDMNKMGLEVISFTIKEVKDKNDYISNMGRPDIARIKRDADIAAAEAERDTAIRRAVAKREASVAEAQADQERVLAQTLSQAKQAEATRDLNIKQAQYLEVSKKAQAQADKAYEIQTQVMQQQVVAESVKIQQVEKEQQVKVQEAEITRREKELIATVLKQAEIERQRIETLAAAEKQRLVVEAEGKASSIRAQGEAEADIIFKKGEAEAKAMNVKAEAFQEYNQAAVIDKLLTGLPEVVRALSAPLSNVDKITIVSTGNGDSAGMNKITGDITQMAAQVPALFETLSGMKMSELLGKVRTIGDKAPKPELPGDDKGKGAGAGN, from the coding sequence GTTTGGGTAATGGTGGGACTGGCGATCATGGCGGTGCTCTTCATTATTGGAGTGCTGACGCGGCTCTACCGCATCGCCGGGCCCAACGAGGCGCTGGTTATCACCGGTATTCGCAGCCAGCAGGGAAGGATTGTCAAAGCCGGGGGCTCGATCGTGTTGCCCCTGGTGGAGCAGTGCCGGCTGCTGTCGCTGGAACTGATGTCGTTCGACGTGGCGCCGCAGCAGGACCTGTATACCAAGCAGGGGGTCGCGGTCACGGTCGAAGCAGTCGCCCAAATCAAGGTCAAGTCCGATCCCGAGTCGATCCGCACCGCGGCCGAGCAGTTCCTCAACAAGACGCCGCAAATTCGTGAGGGCCTGATTCGTCTGGTGATGGAAGGCCACCTGCGCGGCATCATCGGCCAGCTCACGGTCGAGGAGATCGTGAAGCAGCCAGAGATGGTGGCCGAGCGCATGCGCTCCACTTGCGCCGACGACATGAACAAGATGGGCCTGGAAGTGATTTCCTTCACCATCAAGGAAGTGAAGGACAAGAACGATTACATCTCCAACATGGGCCGGCCGGACATCGCGCGCATCAAGCGCGATGCTGACATCGCCGCCGCTGAAGCCGAGCGCGACACTGCCATCCGGCGCGCCGTCGCCAAGCGCGAAGCCTCCGTCGCCGAAGCCCAGGCGGACCAGGAGCGCGTGCTCGCCCAGACGCTCTCGCAAGCCAAGCAGGCCGAGGCCACCCGCGACCTCAACATCAAGCAGGCGCAGTACCTCGAAGTCAGCAAGAAGGCGCAGGCGCAAGCCGACAAGGCCTATGAAATTCAGACCCAGGTCATGCAGCAGCAGGTGGTGGCCGAGTCGGTGAAGATCCAGCAGGTGGAAAAGGAGCAGCAGGTCAAGGTGCAGGAAGCCGAGATCACGCGTCGCGAGAAGGAGCTCATCGCCACCGTGCTCAAGCAGGCGGAGATCGAGCGCCAGCGCATTGAGACCCTCGCCGCCGCCGAAAAACAGCGGCTCGTCGTCGAGGCGGAAGGCAAGGCCTCCAGCATTCGCGCCCAGGGCGAAGCGGAAGCCGACATCATTTTCAAGAAGGGTGAAGCCGAGGCCAAGGCGATGAACGTCAAAGCCGAAGCCTTCCAGGAGTACAACCAGGCCGCGGTCATCGACAAGCTGCTCACCGGATTGCCGGAGGTGGTGCGCGCTCTGTCGGCGCCACTGTCGAACGTGGACAAGATCACCATCGTCAGCACCGGCAACGGCGATTCCGCCGGCATGAACAAGATCACCGGCGACATCACGCAGATGGCGGCGCAGGTTCCCGCGCTGTTTGAAACCCTGAGCGGCATGAAGATGTCGGAGCTGCTCGGCAAGGTGCGCACCATCGGTGACAAGGCGCCAAAGCCGGAGCTGCCCGGTGATGACAAGGGCAAAGGCGCGGGCGCCGGCAACTAG